The DNA window GAATGCCATCATCTTCGCCAAAATAGAAATCTGCGCCATTCGCCGCACCAGCATAGAGAGCTCCGCAAACAAGCGACGCTACCATGGTTTTATTTAAGTTTTTGTTCATATACCTTCCTCTATGGGAGTATTTACAGTTCGTTTACATTTGTAACATATAATTAAACTAGCATAAACGTTAAGCTATCTGTGCCAATTGATTGTCATTTCATGCAAATTATTTATAATCTCTACTCTAGTCTCCTTTCTTTAATATAACTCATAGGGCTTTTTAGTTTGCCAAATTACTATTCGACGTTAAGTGGTTGGTTAATACCGTTTTCAAGAGCAATGGAGAGTAATGGCCTCAATTTTCAGGCTGAATGCACTGAGTGCCAGATATCGTTAACCGATTTAAACAATTTAGAGTCGCGCCTTGCTGCCGACAAACTCGCAACATTGATGCGCCATTGTAATCAAAAATTGAATCGTCGCGACTTTGCAACTGAAGTGGCCAAACATTTTCATCCTTCGATGTTTCATGCCTTAGGGTATGCGATGATGTCTTCGTCTTCTTTACACGATGCATTAGAGCGCTTAGCGCGCTACAAACGCGTGGTTTCGAATACTTGCACAATAGAAATGACCGAGCACGATAATGATCTGCTGTTTGAAATGCACATTGATACCTATCCAGATTCCAAACGTCCAGTTCTTGAAGCCTGTTTAGTAGAAACTTTTTTAGCCACTATTGTGACTTTCTCTCGGGAGCTTGTGGGCTCAAATATGTCGCCAAAAATGGTGAAATTGACGGCAGCTAAGCCTGATATTGATGATGAGTATTTGGAAGCGTTTTTTAACTGCCCAGTCGAATATGCTTGTGAAAGTAACTCACTTACTTTCAGTCGTGAAGTTGCGGACACTAAGTTAATGGTTGGTAACACGATCATTACTCAAATACATGAAAAAATATTGGATGAGTTGCTTAACAGAATTGATAAAGACGACTTAATCTACTTAGTTAAAACAATTATATACAGAGAGCTCCCAATGGGCGCCCCCTCTCAAAATGACATAGCAAAACAGCTCGGCATGAGCTTACGCAACTTACAGCGAAAACTCGTTGATAAGGGCACAACTTACAAAGACCTGTTAGACACAACGAGAAAAAAGCTGGCATTGGACTATATTCGTCAGCAGCATATTTCATTCAGTGAAACAGGTTACTTGGTTGGGTTTGCTAGCGTAAGTAACTTCAATAGAGCATTCAAACGCTGGACGAATAAAACACCTACCGAATATAGAAGTTCTGAAATGTAGAATAGGTAACGACCTATTCTATTTTCACAAGCAAAAATACCCCAATAAAATGTGAATGCTGAGATAAGCATTTGGCATGTAAAAACAAGACATATTTGTTAATTTTGTTAAATTTGTGTTACTCAAAGTTTTAATGTGTTTTGGAATTGTCATTGAAAAAAATCATTAGTGGGTGTCTTTCCCTTTTATG is part of the Glaciecola nitratireducens FR1064 genome and encodes:
- a CDS encoding AraC family transcriptional regulator; the protein is MPNYYSTLSGWLIPFSRAMESNGLNFQAECTECQISLTDLNNLESRLAADKLATLMRHCNQKLNRRDFATEVAKHFHPSMFHALGYAMMSSSSLHDALERLARYKRVVSNTCTIEMTEHDNDLLFEMHIDTYPDSKRPVLEACLVETFLATIVTFSRELVGSNMSPKMVKLTAAKPDIDDEYLEAFFNCPVEYACESNSLTFSREVADTKLMVGNTIITQIHEKILDELLNRIDKDDLIYLVKTIIYRELPMGAPSQNDIAKQLGMSLRNLQRKLVDKGTTYKDLLDTTRKKLALDYIRQQHISFSETGYLVGFASVSNFNRAFKRWTNKTPTEYRSSEM